The following proteins come from a genomic window of Plectropomus leopardus isolate mb chromosome 11, YSFRI_Pleo_2.0, whole genome shotgun sequence:
- the LOC121950547 gene encoding protein Bouncer-like, with translation MLQGFFTCREMGSQRKSSLDLHLLGPHWFLSSILLATALVLPALSLDSLLCYYCPLQHKGKSCPNITSQCLHDQRCSSSRGHYGSLHILSAQGCVDAELCGSHKIISYQGVKYNVSHTCCCKDKCNSRPKSDTKLKTLLGMIIDKIYHINITNVLREEPSDSCANYTSSVSSTLPATAS, from the exons ATGTTGCAGGGATTTTTTACATGCAGGGAGATGGGATCACAAAGAAAGAGCAG TCTAGATCTCCATCTGTTGGGACCACACTGGTTCCTGAGCTCCATCCTGTTGGCCACTGCTCTGGTCCTCCCGGCTCTGAGTCTGGACAGCCTGCTGTGTTACTACTGTCCTCTGCAGCACAAAGGCAAGTCCTGCCCCAACATCACCAGCCAGTGTCTGCATGATCAGCGCTGTTCCAGCTCCAGAGGCCATTATGGCTCCCTCCACATCCTGTCCGCTCAGGGCTGCGTGGACGCTGAACTCTGTGGCTCTCACAAAATCATCTCTTATCAGGGGGTCAAGTACAACGTCAGCCACACCTGCTGCTGCAAAGACAAATGCAACAGCCGGCCAAAGTCTGACACCAAACTGAAGACACTGCTGGGAATGATCATAGACAAAATATATCACATTAACATCACTAATGTTCTGAGAGAGGAGCCTTCGGATTCATGTGCAAATTACACATCATCAGTGAGCTCCACATTACCTGCCACTGCATCATAA
- the LOC121950548 gene encoding protein Bouncer-like, whose translation MCRPNMLQLLHVAVLWLYLLLPSLLCDNLLCYYSPILEKEHTFELIVTECPPDELCYKGDGRYGNHSALSTRGCMAKKDCSQVHSIRVKGTVYTMTYDCCDKPHCNSCLGIAAKSLSITVTLMTAVVMVVSW comes from the exons atgtgCAG GCCGAACATGTTGCAGCTCCTGCACGTTGCTGTGTTGTGGCTCTACCTTCTCCTCCCCTCGCTGCTCTGTGACAACCTGCTCTGCTACTACAGCCCCATCCTGGAAAAGGAGCACACATTTGAGCTCATTGTGACTGAGTGCCCCCCTGACGAGCTGTGCTACAAGGGGGATGGTCGCTATGGCAACCACAGCGCCCTGTCCACCAGGGGCTGCATGGCAAAGAAGGACTGCAGCCAAGTGCACAGCATCCGAGTCAAAGGAACCGTCTACACCATGACCTATGACTGCTGTGACAAGCCGCACTGTAACTCCTGCCTGGGCATCGCAGCCAAATCCCTCTCCATCACTGTAACACTCATGACTGCAGTTGTGATGGTCGTCAGCTGGTGA